The proteins below are encoded in one region of Apium graveolens cultivar Ventura chromosome 4, ASM990537v1, whole genome shotgun sequence:
- the LOC141717408 gene encoding uncharacterized protein LOC141717408 translates to MKVSEQEELPNLSDLINSLLSSIPNAQTFKGKWSSIADKLSDLNLHLSDLSDFPANSLSSQLLISLSTTLYETLSLSTLSHSPSLPNGKLKTQNDIDSLSSRLSRHVDEIDILIKSGVLQDDAVSKTGSKTVSKRESVRVSCRNFLTRLQIGSDPAKISATESLNELLQEDDKNVLIAVAQGIVPVVLRLLDSNSSPQLKENAVVLISRVSVLDSCKHVLIAEGLTLIQDLIRIIESGSGFAKEKACIALESLSQTRENARAISSKGGIIALLDVCQGGTPNCQAVAASVLRNLTVFVEIREIFREEENGVLVLLGVLGSGTIRAQENVIGCLCNLCLDDESLKLFVVKEGGVEFVMNYWDCVSSVRGLEVAVEFVRCLVSCHPIAEMIVSDGLLGRVVLVLNCNVLAVRVAAANAVCELGYDTKTRKELGECGCIGPLVRMLDGKAVEEKEAAAKALAMLMGYAGNRRIFKKEEKGIVSTVQLLNPLLQNLDRKYPVSILALFVHSKKCRKQMIASSALVYLPKVVDMNVEGAKKLLESLGRRKLWGVFTGP, encoded by the coding sequence ATGAAAGTCTCGGAACAAGAAGAGCTCCCCAATCTCTCCGACCTCATCAACTCTCTCCTCTCCTCAATCCCCAACGCCCAAACCTTCAAAGGCAAGTGGTCTTCCATCGCCGACAAACTCTCCGATCTCAACCTCCATCTCTCCGACCTCTCCGACTTTCCCGCCAACTCTCTCTCCTCCCAGCTCCTCATCTCTCTCTCCACTACTCTCTACGAAACCCTCTCTCTCTCCACTCTCTCCCACTCCCCCTCTCTCCCCAACGGCAAACTCAAAACCCAAAACGACATCGACTCGCTGTCGTCTCGACTCAGTCGCCACGTCGACGAAATCGACATTTTGATTAAAAGCGGCGTTCTCCAAGACGACGCCGTTTCAAAAACTGGGTCAAAAACAGTTTCTAAACGTGAGTCAGTTCGGGTCAGTTGTAGAAACTTTTTGACCCGGTTACAAATCGGGTCGGATCCTGCAAAAATCTCGGCGACTGAGTCATTGAACGAGTTACTTCAAGAAGATGATAAAAACGTTTTAATTGCGGTGGCGCAGGGGATTGTTCCGGTGGTCCTGCGCTTACTGGATTCAAACTCATCACCTCAATTAAAAGAAAACGCTGTCgttttgatttctagggtttcaGTTCTTGATTCGTGTAAACATGTTTTAATTGCAGAAGGGTTGACTTTAATTCAAGATTTAATTCGGATAATCGAATCGGGTTCGGGTTTCGCGAAAGAAAAGGCCTGTATTGCCCTTGAGTCTTTAAGTCAGACTAGGGAAAATGCAAGGGCAATTTCGTCAAAAGGGGGGATAATTGCGCTTCTTGATGTTTGTCAAGGTGGGACCCCTAATTGTCAAGCTGTTGCTGCTAGTGTGTTGAGGAATTTAACTGTGTTTGTTGAAATTAGGGAGATTTTTAGGGAGGAGGAGAATGGGGTTTTGGTGTTGTTAGGGGTTTTAGGTTCGGGTACGATTCGCGCTCAAGAGAATGTGATTGGGTGTTTGTGTAATTTGTGTTTGGATGATGAAAGTTTGAAGCTTTTTGTTGTGAAGGAAGGCGGGGTTGAGTTTGTGATGAATTATTGGGATTGTGTTTCGAGTGTTAGGGGTTTGGAGGTTGCGGTTGAGTTTGTGAGGTGTTTGGTTTCGTGTCATCCGATTGCTGAGATGATTGTTTCGGATGGGTTGTTAGGGAGGGTTGTGTTGGTTTTGAATTGTAATGTGTTGGCAGTGAGAGTTGCAGCTGCTAATGCTGTTTGTGAGTTGGGGTACGATACGAAAACTCGAAAGGAATTAGGGGAATGTGGGTGTATTGGTCCTTTGGTGAGAATGTTGGATGGTAAGGCTGTTGAGGAGAAAGAAGCTGCTGCTAAAGCATTGGCAATGCTCATGGGGTATGCTGGAAATCGAAGAATTtttaaaaaggaagagaagggaATTGTTAGTACAGTTCAGCTTTTGAATCCTTTACTTCAGAATCTGGATAGGAAATATCCTGTTTCTATATTAGCATTGTTTGTGCATTCAAAGAAATGTCGTAAACAGATGATTGCGTCGAGTGCTCTCGTGTATTTGCCTAAAGTTGTGGATATGAATGTTGAAGGTGCAAAGAAGCTCTTGGAAAGTCTTGGACGGAGAAAACTCTGGGGTGTTTTTACCGGACCATAG